A stretch of DNA from Rathayibacter sp. VKM Ac-2762:
CTCGACGACGGCGGCGTGCACCACGCTCAGCGCGCTCTCGAGGCCGACCATGCCGAACGCCGCGGCGTCCCACTCGCAGTCCTTCGCCTCGACCGGGTGCGGCGCGTGGTCGGTGGCGACGATGTCGATGGTGCCGTCGGCGAGGGCCTCGCGGAGGGCGAGCACGTCCTCGTCGCGGCGCAGCGGCGGGTTCACCTTGAAGCGGGCGTCGTAGCTCGGCCCGTCCTGGCCGGCGACGGCCTGCTCGGTGAGGAGCAGGTGGTGGGGGGTGACCTCGGCGGTCACGTCGATCCCCCGGGCCTTCGCCCAGCGGATGACGTCGACCGAGCCCGCGGTCGAGACGTGGCAGACGTGCAGGCGGGAGCCCACGTGCTCGGCGAGGAGCACGTCGCGGGCGATGATCGCCTCCTCGGCCACGGCGGGCCAGCCCTGCAGGCCGAGGGCGCTGGAGACGGCGCCCTCGTTCATCTGCGCGCCCACGGTGAGCCGCGGCTCCTGCGCGTGCTGGGCGACGACTCCGTCGAACGCCTTGACGTACTCGAGAGCGCGGCGCATCAGCAGCGCGTCCGAGACGCACTTCCCGTCGTCCGAGAAGACCCGCACGGCCGCGCGGCTGCGGGCCATCGCGCCGAGCTCGGCGAGCGACTCCCCCGCCAGACCCACGGTCACCGCGCCGATCGGGCGGACCGTCGCGTAGCCGGCGTCCTCGCCCAGGCTCTGCACCTGCTCGACCACGCCCGCGGTGTCCTGCACCGGCGAGGTGTTCGCCATCGCGAAGACGGCGGTGAAGCCTCCGGCGGCCGCAGCTCGCGTGCCGGTGAGGATCGTCTCGCTCTGCTCGAACCCCGGCTCGCGCAGGTGGGTGTGCAGGTCGACCAGGCCGGGCAGCGCCAGCAGGCCGTCGGCGTCGATCACGCGGGCCCCGCGCGAGTCGAGGTCGGCGCCGATCTCGACGATCACGCCCCCGTCGATCAGCAGGTCGGCGGTCGACTCGTCGGCGAGCGTCGCCCCCGAGATCAGGATCCGCTCCGGCGCCGTGCTCTGAAGCGGCTGGGCAGTGCTCATCAGTGGACCTCCCGTTCGCCGGACAGCAGCAGGTAGAGCGCGGCCATCCGGACGGACACTCCGTTCGTGACCTGTTCGAGCACCGTGGAGCGGCTCGAATCGGCGGCCGCCGAGGAGATCTCGACGCCCCTGTTCATGGGTCCGGGGTGCATGACGATGGTATCGGGACCCAGCCGGGCGAGCCGCTCGTCGTCGAGGCCCCAGATCCGCGCGTACTCCCGGCCGTTGGGGAAGAACCCGCTCGACATCCGCTCGAGCTGGATGCGCAGGAGCATCACGACGTCGGGGAGCCCGGTGTCGATAGCCTCGTCCAGATCGAAGCGGATGGTCGCGGGCCAGTCGCGCGTGTCGACCGGCACGAGGGTCGGCGGTGCGACCAGGGTCACCTCGGCGCCCAGCGCCGTCAGCAACCAGACGTTCGAGCGCGCCACCCGCGAGTGCAGGACGTCGCCGACGATGGTGACCGCGACGCCGTCGAGGCTCTTGCCGCGGGACGCGGAGGCGCCGTGCAGGCGCCGGCGGATGGTGAACGCGTCCAGGAGCGCCTGGGTCGGGTGCTCGTGGGTCCCGTCGCCGGCGTTGAGGATCGAGGCGTCGATCCAGCCGCTCGCCGCCAGAACCGCAGGGGCTCCGGAGGCGCTGTGGCGGATGACCACTCCGTCGGCGCCCATCGCGGCGAGCGTCTGCGCGGTGTCCTTCAGGCTCTCGCCCTTGGAGACGCTGGAGCCCTTCGCGCTGAAGTTGATGACGTCGGCCGAGAGCCGCTTCGCCGCCGCCTCGAACGAGATCCGCGTGCGGGTGGAGTCCTCGAAGAAGAGATTGACCACGGTCTTCCCGCGCAGGGTCGGCAGCTTCTTGACCTCGCGGTTCTGCACGTCCGCCATGTCCTCGGCGATGTCGAGGAGGGCGATCGCGCTCGCGCGGTCGAGGTCCCGGGTCGAGAGCAGGTGCTTCACGGAGCCGTCTCCTCGCCGGTGGCCTGCGACTCGATCGCGACCAGGTCCTCACCGTCCGTCTCGACGAGCCGGACGTTGATCCGCTCGCTCAGGCTGCTCGGCAGGTTCTTGCCGACGAAGTCCGCCCGGATCGGGAGCTCGCGGTGTCCGCGGTCGACCAGCGCGGCCAGCCGCACGGCTCGCGGACGGCCGATGTCGCTGAGGGCGTCCAGGGCGGCGCGGATGGTGCGGCCCGAGAAGAGGACGTCGTCGACGAGGACCACGGTCCGGCCGTCGATGCTCGCGGGGACGGCGGTGCGCGCGGGGGTGCGGACCGGGTGCCGGGAGAGGTCGTCGCGGTACATGGTCACGTCGAGGGAGCCGGCGAAGACGGGGGGACCGTCCGGCTCGATCCGCGCGATCGTCTCGGCGATGCGCCTCGCGAGGGCGACGCCGCGCGTCGGGATGCCGAGGACGACCAGCGACTCGGGGCCGCGGTTCGACTCGAGGATCTCGTGGGCGATGCGCGTGAGCGCTCGCGTGATGTCAGCGCCGTTGAGCACGATTCGTGCCGTCACACCGACCTCCTTCCCCGCCTCACAGGACGGCTGTTAAAGGAAAAGCCGTGACGAGTATAGGGGCCGTCGCGTGGCCCGCCGGACGACCTCCCCGGGAACGACCTCGGCCCGTCCGATCACGGGGATCCGGCGGGCCGAGCAGGTCTCCGGGGCGGGTCAGGCCGTCGTGCGGGACTCCGCGACGGAGGCGAGGAGCCCGTTGATGAAGCCCGCCGAGTCGTCGGTCGACAGCGACGTGGCGGCCTCGACGGCCTCCGAGATGGCGACGCCGTCGGGCACCGCGTCGTTGTGCAGGATCTCCCACACCCCGATCCGGAGGATCGCGCGGTCGACCAAGGGCATGCGCGAGAGGGTCCAGCCCTGGGCGAGCCGGGCGATCAGCTCGTCGATCTCGTCGGCGTGGTCGATGACCCCGTCGACGATCTCACGGGCGTAGAGCCACGAGGCCTCACGGGCCGGCTCGTTCGCCGCCCGCTCGGCCTCGGCGCGCAGCGACTGGGCGAAGCTGATCTGCCGGACGTCGGCGTTGTAGAGGATGTCGAGGGCGCGCTTGCGCGCCTTCGTGCGAGCACTCACGGGAGGCCCGGCTCAGCTGACGCGGCCGAGGTAGTCGCCCGTGCGGGTGTCGACCTTGACCTTCGTGCCCTGCTCGAGGAACAGCGGGACCTGGATCTGGTAGCCGGTCTCGACCGTCGCGGGCTTGGTGCCGCCGGTCGAGCGGTCGCCCTGGAGGCCCGGCTCCGTGTACGTGATCTCGAGGACGACCGAGGCGGGGAGGTCGATGTAGAGCGGGTCGCCGTCGTGCAGGGCGAGGGTCACGTTCTGGTTCTCGAGCATGAAGTTCGCCGCGTCGCCGACGACCGCCTCGGGGACGGTGATCTGGTCGTAGTCGCTGGTGTCCATGAACACGAAGTCCGCGCCGTCGCGGTAGAGGTACTGGAAGTCGCGGCGGTCGACGTTGGCCGTGTCGATCTTGGCGCCCGCGTTGAAGGTCTTGTCGACGACCTTGCCCGTGAGGACGTTCTTCATCTTGGTGCGGACGAAGGCGCCGCCCTTGCCCGGCTTGACGTGCTGGAAGTCGATGACGTTCCAGAGCTGGCCGTCGATGCTGAGGACGGTGCCGTTCTTGATGTCGGTGGTAGAGGCCATGCGAAGGGGGATCCGTTTCGGTGGAAGTCTGCGCCGGCGAGCCCGGTACGCGGGCGCGGCGATATCGGCCGGTCCGGCTGACCCGTCGAGTGTAGTCGACGCGGCCCCGTCGGCAGAGGAGTCTGGACGCCGCATGCGAATCGCCCCACCGGTCCGCCGGAGCGCGAGACGGTGGAGGACCGACCCGAGGAGGAGCACAGGGACGCCGTTCCCGCCGACACCGTCGTGCCGCCCTGGTACTCGATCGCGTTCACCGCGGTGCCGATCGTCATCGCCGTCGTGATCGTGCTCGTCGTGGTGCTGATCGTCGTGAACGTGCGCCGGGCGCGCTCGCTCGGAGTGGATCCGCTGACCCTTCGGACCGACGTCGCGGCCCGCTTCGCGCGCGAAGGTCCCGGCTCCGCCCGCCCGCTGGCGGACCGGCTCGCCGAGCTGGAGGCACTGCGAGCGGCGGGCACGATCACCGACGCCGAGTACGCCCAGGCGCGGAGGGCCGCCCTGGGCGGAGGCTGACGGCGCCGCCCGGGCTCAGCCGAGTCGGACCTACGATCCGATCTCCTGGTACGCCGCGAACAGCAGCGACGTCTCCGGCCCCTGCAGGATGCTCGGGCGGGCGATGTCGTCGAGGACCACGAAGCGGAGCATCCCCGCGCGGGTCTTCTTGTCGCGCTGCATCGCGGCGAGGAGCGTCTCCCACCGTCCGAGCGGGTAGCTCGTCGGCAGGGTCAGCGACTCGAGGACCCGGCGCTGGCGGTCCACGACCGCGTCGCTGAGCGAGCCGGTCAGGCGCGAGAGCTCGGCCGCGAACATCATCCCGACGGAGACGGCCGCGCCGTGGCGCCACTGGTAGCGCTCGGCGTGCTCGACCGCGTGCCCGAGGGTGTGCCCGTAGTTCAGGATCTCGCGCAGGCCCTTCTCGGTGAAGTCCTCGCCGACGACCCGCGCCTTGATCCCGATCGACAGCTCGACCAGGCTGCGGAACTCCTCCGACGTCGGGTCGGTGGCCAGGTCGATGTCGGACTCGATGATGTCGAGGATGCGCGGCTCGGCGATCATCCCGTACTTCACGATCTCGCCGAAGCCGGCGAGGATCTCGTTGCGCGGGAGGCTGGTCAGCACGTCGAGGTCGGCGACGACCGCCCGCGGCGCGTGGAAGGCGCCGACGAGGTTCTTGCCCTCGGCCGTGTTGATGCCGGTCTTACCGCCGACGGCCGCGTCGACCATCCCGAGCACGGTGGTCGGCACCTGCACCAGGTCGACCCCGCGGAGCCAGGTGGCGGCGACGAAGCCGGCCAGGTCGGTGATCGCGCCGCCGCCGAAGCCGACGACCACATCCGTGCGGGTGAAGTCCGACTGCCCCATCACCTGCCAGCAGAAGGCCGCCACCTCCACGCGCTTCGCGGCCTCGGCGTCCGGGACCTCGGCGAGCAGCACCTCGTAGCGCTCGAGCAGGCTCTCGCGGATCTCGGCGGCGAGGACCGCGAGGGTCGGCGGGTGCACGATGAGCACCTTCGCGGCCCGGGGGCCGATCGCGTCGGCGAGGCCGTCGAGGAGTCCGCGCCCGACGTGGATGTCGTAGCCGTTCTCTCCAGCGACGGGGATGGCGGTGGTGCCGTCGTTCATGACTGTCTTCCGCTCGGGCGGCTCGTGGCCGCCGGGTCCGATGGTGCAGGGGTGGCGGAGGGGCGCTGCGCGCGCACCCACTCCGCGATCTCGGCGGCGATCAGGGTGATCGGCCGCCGGGAGGTGTCGACCACGGTGTCCGCGAGGGACTCGTAGACCGGGCGCCGCTCGTCGAAGATGCGGACCCAGTCGCCGACTCCGCCGCGCACCAGCGGGCGGGAGCCGGAGCCGAGCCGGTCGCGGACGGCCTCGGCCGTGGTGGTGAGGAGCACGACGGGCACGTCCGCGAGGTCGGCGCGCGTCGCGGGATCGAGCACCGCTCCCCCGCCGAGGCTCAGCACCACGTCGCGGCGGACGGCGCGCTCGACGACACGGCGCTCCTCCCGGCGGAAGGCCGGCTCGCCGTGGGCGTCGAAGTAGGGGGCGATCGGGCCGTGGGTGCGCACGAACTCCGCGTCGGAGTCGACGAACCCGGCGCTCAGCGCCTTCGCGACCCGCTTGCCGATCGTCGTCTTGCCGGCGCCCATCGGGCCGATCAGGACGAGGCGGGCGCGGGCCGCGCCGGTATCGTGACCCGCCATCAGCGGGCCGCCGAGGACGCGGCCATCAGGCGAGCCCGAGACCCGGGTCGCTCGCGGCGGCCGTGCGGAGCTCGTCGGGGATGGCGGCGAGGTAGCCCTGCAGGTTGCGGCGGGTCTCGGTGACGCTGTCGCCGCCGAACTTCTCGAGCACGGCGTTCGCGAGCACCAGGGCGACCATCGCCTCCGCGACGACACCGGACGCCGGCACCGCGCAGACGTCGGAGCGCTGGTGGTGAGCGCCGGCTGCCTCGCCGGTGGCGACGTCGACGGTGCGCAGCGCGTGCGGCACGGTCGCGATCGGCTTCATGCCGGCGCGGACCCGCAGCACGGTCCCCGTGCTCATCCCGCCCTCGGTGCCGCCGGCCCGGTCGCTGGACCGGGAGATGCCGGCGTCGGACTGGAAGAGCTCGTCGTGCGCCTCCGAGCCGCGGCGGGTGGTGGTGAGGAAGCCGTCGCCGACCTCGACGCCCTTGATCGCCTGGATCCCCATCAGGGCTGCCGCGAGCTGGGAGTCGAGACGACGATCCCAGTGCACGTAGGAGCCGAGTCCGGGCGGGAGATCGTACGCGAGGACCTCGACCACGCCGCCGAGGGTGTCGCCGTCGTCGTGGGCGCGGTCCACCTCGGCGACCATGAGGGCGCTGGTCGCGGCGTCGTGGCAGCGCAGCGGATCCGCGTCCAGGGCGGCGACGTCGGCCGGGCCGGGCAGCGGCGAGCCCTCGGGCACGCGGACCGGCCCGATGGCGAGGGTGTGGCTGACGAGCGAGACGCCGAGCTCGCCGAGGAAGCGGCGGGCGACGGCACCGAGGGCGACACGGGCCGCGGTCTCGCGGGCGGAGGCGCGCTCGAGCACGTTGCGGGACTCGGGGAAGCCGTACTTCTGCATCCCGACGAGGTCGGCGTGGCCCGGGCGGGGCCGGGTGAGCGCGGCGCCGCGGCCCTTGGGCAGGCTCTCGGGGTCGCGGGGCTCCGCCGACATGACGTCGACCCAGCGCGGCCACTCCGTGTTGCCGATGCGCAGGGCGATGGGGCTGCCCATCGTCGCTCCGTGCCGGACGCCGGAGGAGATCGTCAGCTCGTCCTGCTCGAAGTTCATCCGGGCTCCGCGGCCGTAGCCGAGCTTCCGGCGCGCCAGATCGGCGCGGATGTCGTCGAGGGAGACGGGGACGCCCGCCGGCAGTCCTTCGAGGACGGCGACGAGTTCGGGACCGTGGGATTCCCCGGCCGTGAGCCAACGGAGCATCCTCCGATTCTGGCACACGAGGTCAGTGCGCCGGACCCGCCGAGACTGCTCGGCGCATCGCCGCGAGCACCTCGTCCTCGCGATCGAGAGGCAGGGCCGGGTCGCCGCCGACGAAGATCCGCACCTGCACGAGGGCCTGGTGGAGCAGCATCCCGAGCCCGGAGACGACCGGGGAGCCGCCCTGCTCCCAGCGCTGGGCGAGAGCGCTCGGCCACGGGGAGTACGCCACGTCGAACAGGGTCGAGCCCGCGACCGCCGCGTCGGGCACGTCGAGGCCGTCAGCCGCCCCGCCGGGGAGCGTCGAGATCACCAGCGGCGCTCCGGTGGACCAGTCGGCGAAGGAGCGGACCGAGAGCGGGACGCCGAGCGACTCCGCGAGCGGAGCGAGCTCGACGGCCCTCGACGCCGACCGCAGGACGAGATCGACCCGCGCCGCGCCGAGCTCGGCGGCGGCGGCCAGGGCGGAGGCGGCGGTCGCTCCCCCGCCGAGCACCTGGACGCGCTCCGCCGAGACGACGCCCGCCTCGGCGAGGGCGCGCACGATGCCCGCGACGTCGGTGTTGAACCCGCGGAGGCGGGGTGCCGGGCCGGAGCGGTCGACCAGCACGGTGTTGACCGCGCCGGTGACCCGGGCGACCGCGTCCTCCTCCGCCAGCAGCGGGCGCACCGCGTGCTTGAGCGGCATGGTCAGCGACAGGCCGTGCCAGGGCTCACCGGACACGACCTCGGAGAGGGTCGCCTCCGTCGTCTCGACGGCGCGGTAGCTCCAGTCGAGTCCGAGGACCCGGTAGGCGGCCGCGTGCAGCGCGGGCGACTTCGAGTGCGCGATCGGCGCGCCGAGGACCGCGAGGCGGTACCCGGCGACCGTCACTGGTACTCCGGGTGGTCCCGCATCCAGGCCTGCCACTGGTCGACGGCCGCGTTGTGCTCGGCGTCGGTGGTGGAGTAGACCGTCTCGCCCGTCTCGAGGTTCACCGTGACGAAGTACATCCAGGTGCCGTCCGCGGGGTGCATGACCGCGTCGATCGCCACGTCGCCCGGGTTCGAGATCGGCGCGGGCGGCAGGCCGTCGCGCTGGTAGGTGTTGTAGACGTTGCCGGCGTCGTTCCGCTCGGCGTCCGTGGTCGAGACGCGGTCGGTCGCGCCGGTGCCGTACGCCACGGTCGCGTCCGACTGCAGGCGCCACCCCTGGTCGAGGCGGTTCTGGAACACGCGCGCGACCTTCGGGAAGTCCTCGGCGACGCGGGCCTCGCGCTGCACGAGGGACGCGAACACCACGACGCGGTAGCGGTCGTCCACCGGCACACCGGCCTGGTCGAGCGACTGGTACATCCGGTCGACCAGCGTCTTCAGGATGTCGTGCGCCGGCGTCGACGGGTCGATGTCGTAGGTCGCGGGGAACAGGAACCCCTCGAGGCTCGTCGCCCCGGCCGGGAGCCCGAACGAGCCCCAGTCGGCGGCGGCCGCCTCGAGGTCCGTCAGCGCGACCCCGGTACCGTCCGCGATGAGCGGCAGCGCCTCCTTGAGCGCCGTCCCCTCGGGGATGACGAAGGTGTTCGCGAGGCGCGTCGACTCGGAGTCGAGCAGCGCCGACAGTGCGGCCTTGGCGCTCATCTCGGCCTTGAGCGAGTACGCGCCGGGCTGGAAGACGGGCTCCGGGCTCTGGGCGAGGAGCAGGTCGTAGAAGGGGTCGTACGACTTGATGACCCCGTCCGAGACGAGGTTGTTGGCGATGTCGCTGCCGCCGTCGCCCTGGTGGATCGTGAACAGCACCTCGCTCGAGCCGGTGCCGGTGAAGTCGGTCGGCTCGGGCTCGGCGAACAGGCCGCGCACGGGCTCGAGGAAGATCGTGACGGCGATGGCGACGAGCGCGGCGAAGACGCCGAAGGCCAGAAGCCCGCCGATGAGCCCGCGGCGGCTGCGTCGCTTCTTCGCGCCGCCCGTCGCGCGAGCCGCGCGGCGACGCTTCGGGCGCGCGTCCGGGTCGAACGCGGCCGCGTCGTCGCGGCCACGGGGCTCGGGCACGTCGGGCCCGGTGAAGAGGCGGCCCAGCGGATCGTGCGCCTCAGTCGGCGCGGGCTGCTGCTCCGGAGTCGGGTCGGGCGGAGTCGGCTGCGCCTGCTCGGCGGCGCGGGCGTCGCGGCGGCTCGGGGGGACGTCGGTCACGAGGAGGTCCTTCGTTCGGTTCGAGCAGGACTCCGGCCGGGGTGCCGGCCGAGCGCTCGGAATCGATGGCGTGCTGCAGGATCACCACGGCGGCGACCTGGTCGATCACGGCTCGGGAGCCGCGGGTGGTGCGTCCGGAGCGGTGCAGGGCGCTCTGAGCGGTGACCGTCGACAGCCGCTCGTCGACGAGCCGCACCGGGGCGGTGGGCACCGCCTCGGCGAGCAGTCGAGCGAATCCGCGCGCGTCCTCCGTCGAGGCCGTCTCGGCCCCCGACAGCGACAACGGCAGTCCGACGATGATCGCCTGGGCATCGTACTCGGCGGCGAGGTGCGCGATCCGGGAGACGTCCGAGGATCCGCCGTCAGTGCCCGCCCGCGCGACCGTCTCGACGGGCACCGCGAGCAGGCCGTCGGCGTCGCAGCGGGCGACCCCGATGCGGGCACGGCCCACATCGATGCCGAGCCGGACGCCGAACCGGCCCATTCAGCTGGTCGCTTCCTGCACCACGGCCTCGAGCGCCGCGCCGATGGCGGAGACGTCGGAGCCGCCGCCCTGGGCGAGGTCGTCCTTGCCGCCTCCGCCGCCACCGAGGATCCCGGCGGCGCGCTTGGCGAGCGCACCCGCGCGGCGGCCCTGGTCGCGGGCGGCCTGGTTGGTGGCGACGATCACCGCGGGCTTGCCCGAGACGTCGGCGGCGAGCGCGA
This window harbors:
- a CDS encoding dihydroorotase produces the protein MSTAQPLQSTAPERILISGATLADESTADLLIDGGVIVEIGADLDSRGARVIDADGLLALPGLVDLHTHLREPGFEQSETILTGTRAAAAGGFTAVFAMANTSPVQDTAGVVEQVQSLGEDAGYATVRPIGAVTVGLAGESLAELGAMARSRAAVRVFSDDGKCVSDALLMRRALEYVKAFDGVVAQHAQEPRLTVGAQMNEGAVSSALGLQGWPAVAEEAIIARDVLLAEHVGSRLHVCHVSTAGSVDVIRWAKARGIDVTAEVTPHHLLLTEQAVAGQDGPSYDARFKVNPPLRRDEDVLALREALADGTIDIVATDHAPHPVEAKDCEWDAAAFGMVGLESALSVVHAAVVEDGRMSWSDVARVLSSAPARIGRLDGYDRGLAVGAAANVVLYDPEARRRFSVEDLRGRSGNSPYLGRELPGRVVATLHRGFPTVLDGELVDAAVVAGSAKASRG
- a CDS encoding aspartate carbamoyltransferase catalytic subunit, whose translation is MKHLLSTRDLDRASAIALLDIAEDMADVQNREVKKLPTLRGKTVVNLFFEDSTRTRISFEAAAKRLSADVINFSAKGSSVSKGESLKDTAQTLAAMGADGVVIRHSASGAPAVLAASGWIDASILNAGDGTHEHPTQALLDAFTIRRRLHGASASRGKSLDGVAVTIVGDVLHSRVARSNVWLLTALGAEVTLVAPPTLVPVDTRDWPATIRFDLDEAIDTGLPDVVMLLRIQLERMSSGFFPNGREYARIWGLDDERLARLGPDTIVMHPGPMNRGVEISSAAADSSRSTVLEQVTNGVSVRMAALYLLLSGEREVH
- the pyrR gene encoding bifunctional pyr operon transcriptional regulator/uracil phosphoribosyltransferase PyrR — protein: MTARIVLNGADITRALTRIAHEILESNRGPESLVVLGIPTRGVALARRIAETIARIEPDGPPVFAGSLDVTMYRDDLSRHPVRTPARTAVPASIDGRTVVLVDDVLFSGRTIRAALDALSDIGRPRAVRLAALVDRGHRELPIRADFVGKNLPSSLSERINVRLVETDGEDLVAIESQATGEETAP
- the nusB gene encoding transcription antitermination factor NusB; its protein translation is MSARTKARKRALDILYNADVRQISFAQSLRAEAERAANEPAREASWLYAREIVDGVIDHADEIDELIARLAQGWTLSRMPLVDRAILRIGVWEILHNDAVPDGVAISEAVEAATSLSTDDSAGFINGLLASVAESRTTA
- the efp gene encoding elongation factor P, whose amino-acid sequence is MASTTDIKNGTVLSIDGQLWNVIDFQHVKPGKGGAFVRTKMKNVLTGKVVDKTFNAGAKIDTANVDRRDFQYLYRDGADFVFMDTSDYDQITVPEAVVGDAANFMLENQNVTLALHDGDPLYIDLPASVVLEITYTEPGLQGDRSTGGTKPATVETGYQIQVPLFLEQGTKVKVDTRTGDYLGRVS
- a CDS encoding SHOCT domain-containing protein, producing MEDRPEEEHRDAVPADTVVPPWYSIAFTAVPIVIAVVIVLVVVLIVVNVRRARSLGVDPLTLRTDVAARFAREGPGSARPLADRLAELEALRAAGTITDAEYAQARRAALGGG
- the aroB gene encoding 3-dehydroquinate synthase, encoding MNDGTTAIPVAGENGYDIHVGRGLLDGLADAIGPRAAKVLIVHPPTLAVLAAEIRESLLERYEVLLAEVPDAEAAKRVEVAAFCWQVMGQSDFTRTDVVVGFGGGAITDLAGFVAATWLRGVDLVQVPTTVLGMVDAAVGGKTGINTAEGKNLVGAFHAPRAVVADLDVLTSLPRNEILAGFGEIVKYGMIAEPRILDIIESDIDLATDPTSEEFRSLVELSIGIKARVVGEDFTEKGLREILNYGHTLGHAVEHAERYQWRHGAAVSVGMMFAAELSRLTGSLSDAVVDRQRRVLESLTLPTSYPLGRWETLLAAMQRDKKTRAGMLRFVVLDDIARPSILQGPETSLLFAAYQEIGS
- a CDS encoding shikimate kinase; protein product: MAGHDTGAARARLVLIGPMGAGKTTIGKRVAKALSAGFVDSDAEFVRTHGPIAPYFDAHGEPAFRREERRVVERAVRRDVVLSLGGGAVLDPATRADLADVPVVLLTTTAEAVRDRLGSGSRPLVRGGVGDWVRIFDERRPVYESLADTVVDTSRRPITLIAAEIAEWVRAQRPSATPAPSDPAATSRPSGRQS
- the aroC gene encoding chorismate synthase, whose protein sequence is MLRWLTAGESHGPELVAVLEGLPAGVPVSLDDIRADLARRKLGYGRGARMNFEQDELTISSGVRHGATMGSPIALRIGNTEWPRWVDVMSAEPRDPESLPKGRGAALTRPRPGHADLVGMQKYGFPESRNVLERASARETAARVALGAVARRFLGELGVSLVSHTLAIGPVRVPEGSPLPGPADVAALDADPLRCHDAATSALMVAEVDRAHDDGDTLGGVVEVLAYDLPPGLGSYVHWDRRLDSQLAAALMGIQAIKGVEVGDGFLTTTRRGSEAHDELFQSDAGISRSSDRAGGTEGGMSTGTVLRVRAGMKPIATVPHALRTVDVATGEAAGAHHQRSDVCAVPASGVVAEAMVALVLANAVLEKFGGDSVTETRRNLQGYLAAIPDELRTAAASDPGLGLA
- a CDS encoding shikimate dehydrogenase translates to MTVAGYRLAVLGAPIAHSKSPALHAAAYRVLGLDWSYRAVETTEATLSEVVSGEPWHGLSLTMPLKHAVRPLLAEEDAVARVTGAVNTVLVDRSGPAPRLRGFNTDVAGIVRALAEAGVVSAERVQVLGGGATAASALAAAAELGAARVDLVLRSASRAVELAPLAESLGVPLSVRSFADWSTGAPLVISTLPGGAADGLDVPDAAVAGSTLFDVAYSPWPSALAQRWEQGGSPVVSGLGMLLHQALVQVRIFVGGDPALPLDREDEVLAAMRRAVSAGPAH
- the mltG gene encoding endolytic transglycosylase MltG, encoding MTDVPPSRRDARAAEQAQPTPPDPTPEQQPAPTEAHDPLGRLFTGPDVPEPRGRDDAAAFDPDARPKRRRAARATGGAKKRRSRRGLIGGLLAFGVFAALVAIAVTIFLEPVRGLFAEPEPTDFTGTGSSEVLFTIHQGDGGSDIANNLVSDGVIKSYDPFYDLLLAQSPEPVFQPGAYSLKAEMSAKAALSALLDSESTRLANTFVIPEGTALKEALPLIADGTGVALTDLEAAAADWGSFGLPAGATSLEGFLFPATYDIDPSTPAHDILKTLVDRMYQSLDQAGVPVDDRYRVVVFASLVQREARVAEDFPKVARVFQNRLDQGWRLQSDATVAYGTGATDRVSTTDAERNDAGNVYNTYQRDGLPPAPISNPGDVAIDAVMHPADGTWMYFVTVNLETGETVYSTTDAEHNAAVDQWQAWMRDHPEYQ